In the genome of Massilia sp. PAMC28688, one region contains:
- a CDS encoding PAS domain-containing methyl-accepting chemotaxis protein, with protein MRNNSPVTHKEYVLGDTETVVSKTDLKGNITYVNADFVKISGFSEAELLGSPQNIVRHPDMPAAAFADFWETIKAGKAWTGLVKNRCKNGDHYWVEANAAPIIEGGKMVGFTSVRVKPSRQQVAAAEQAYKKINDGERAIRIREGAVVPARAGLGAWAVETRLSVQVAIATLLMLAAFGLAVFAALQGATVPALLLAAGGTAACLAYGALLMHSVVKPLRQVKQDLDQMSAGDLSGRIRATGSVEMVAMLQGIRVLQTNVKLLVGQIKEAAEVVTRGAGGIAEGTSDLLLRSDEQTSALQQTSSSMEELTGTVGQNAEHAEEANRLASQAAQTAIEGGNAVKQVVDTMQSIRTSSGKVVDIIGVIDSIAFQTNILALNAAVEAARAGDQGRGFAVVATEVRSLAHRSAAAAKEIKTLIGNSVEQVESGGALVESAGSTMRDIVSAVQQVAGFMQEITHASREQKIGIEQVNGAITRMDSATQQNTAIVEDAANAASSMNGQAIKLTELINSFKLVSHSRGGRGMAAAPPAAAQPGRTPALNGPRA; from the coding sequence ATGCGTAATAACTCACCTGTCACCCACAAGGAATATGTGCTCGGCGATACGGAGACGGTCGTGTCCAAGACCGACCTCAAGGGCAATATCACTTACGTGAATGCCGACTTCGTCAAGATCAGCGGCTTTTCCGAAGCAGAGCTGCTGGGGTCGCCCCAGAATATCGTGCGCCACCCCGACATGCCGGCCGCCGCCTTTGCCGACTTCTGGGAAACGATCAAGGCGGGCAAGGCATGGACCGGCCTGGTCAAGAACCGCTGCAAGAATGGCGACCATTACTGGGTCGAAGCCAATGCCGCGCCCATCATCGAAGGTGGAAAGATGGTTGGCTTCACGTCGGTGCGCGTCAAGCCGAGCCGGCAGCAGGTCGCCGCCGCGGAGCAGGCCTACAAGAAAATCAATGACGGCGAGCGCGCCATCCGGATCCGCGAAGGTGCCGTGGTTCCAGCCCGGGCAGGGCTCGGCGCATGGGCGGTCGAGACCAGGCTGTCGGTGCAGGTCGCCATTGCCACCTTGCTCATGCTGGCCGCCTTCGGCCTGGCCGTGTTCGCCGCCCTGCAAGGCGCCACCGTGCCGGCCTTGCTGCTGGCCGCCGGCGGCACGGCGGCGTGCCTCGCCTACGGCGCGCTGCTGATGCACTCGGTCGTCAAGCCGTTGCGGCAGGTAAAGCAAGACCTCGACCAGATGAGCGCGGGCGATCTGTCGGGCCGCATCCGCGCCACTGGCAGCGTGGAAATGGTGGCCATGCTGCAAGGTATCCGCGTCCTGCAAACCAATGTGAAACTGCTGGTGGGCCAGATCAAGGAAGCGGCCGAGGTGGTCACCCGGGGTGCGGGGGGAATTGCCGAGGGCACCAGCGATTTGCTGCTGCGCTCGGACGAACAGACCAGTGCGCTCCAGCAGACCTCCTCTTCCATGGAGGAACTGACCGGAACCGTGGGCCAGAATGCCGAGCACGCGGAAGAAGCCAACCGCCTGGCCAGCCAGGCCGCTCAGACCGCAATCGAGGGCGGCAACGCCGTCAAGCAGGTGGTCGATACCATGCAATCGATCCGAACCAGTTCCGGCAAGGTCGTCGACATCATCGGTGTCATCGACAGCATCGCTTTCCAGACCAATATCCTGGCGCTGAACGCGGCCGTGGAAGCGGCGCGTGCAGGTGACCAGGGGCGCGGCTTTGCCGTGGTGGCGACGGAAGTACGCAGCCTGGCGCACCGCAGCGCTGCCGCCGCCAAGGAAATCAAGACCCTGATTGGCAACTCGGTGGAGCAGGTTGAAAGCGGCGGCGCCCTGGTGGAGTCGGCCGGGTCGACCATGCGCGATATCGTGTCCGCAGTGCAACAGGTAGCTGGCTTCATGCAGGAAATCACCCACGCAAGCCGCGAACAGAAGATCGGCATCGAGCAGGTCAACGGCGCCATCACCCGCATGGACAGCGCCACCCAGCAAAACACGGCCATTGTGGAAGATGCCGCCAATGCTGCAAGCAGCATGAACGGCCAAGCCATCAAGTTGACCGAATTGATCAACAGTTTCAAGCTGGTCAGCCATTCGCGTGGCGGGCGCGGCATGGCGGCAGCGCCTCCGGCGGCGGCCCAGCCTGGCCGGACGCCTGCATTGAACGGCCCCCGGGCCTAA
- a CDS encoding GAF domain-containing protein, with translation MTSDSLPPLAAIDDPVLTTRQAAHYLGVSVSTAQLWMESGAIASWKTPGGHRRCRLSEIERVQRKGVAAPSGRATATPLAPEFILPDAVTYPVLPDEAQRLQALSASCLIGSATDPALDRITWLASQITQCPMALVSLLSAERQWFKSRVGVALAETPRDAAFCSHAILSEQGMVVEDALLEPRFAANPLVLGQPYIRFYAGVPVTDADGNRLGTLCVLDSRPRTLSPDQLRGLKELAQMVTVELARKK, from the coding sequence ATGACCTCTGATTCGCTACCGCCGCTTGCCGCCATCGACGACCCTGTGCTCACGACACGCCAGGCCGCGCACTATCTTGGCGTGAGCGTCAGTACCGCGCAGTTGTGGATGGAGAGTGGGGCGATCGCCTCATGGAAGACGCCTGGCGGGCACCGCCGCTGCCGTCTGAGCGAAATCGAGCGGGTACAGCGCAAAGGGGTGGCCGCACCGTCCGGGCGCGCGACCGCCACGCCGCTGGCACCCGAATTCATTCTTCCCGATGCAGTGACTTATCCGGTCCTGCCCGATGAAGCACAGCGTTTGCAGGCCCTGTCGGCCAGCTGTCTGATCGGCAGCGCGACCGACCCGGCACTGGACCGCATTACCTGGCTGGCCTCGCAGATTACGCAGTGCCCCATGGCCCTGGTGTCGCTGCTTAGCGCTGAGCGGCAATGGTTCAAGTCGCGGGTAGGCGTGGCGCTGGCTGAAACGCCGCGCGATGCCGCTTTTTGCAGCCATGCGATCCTGAGCGAGCAGGGCATGGTGGTGGAGGATGCCCTGCTCGAACCGCGCTTTGCCGCCAATCCCCTGGTGCTGGGCCAACCCTACATCCGCTTCTATGCCGGTGTTCCCGTGACTGACGCTGATGGCAACCGCCTCGGCACCCTGTGCGTGCTCGACTCCCGGCCGCGGACCCTCTCGCCCGACCAGCTGCGTGGTTTGAAAGAATTGGCGCAGATGGTCACGGTCGAGCTGGCACGCAAGAAATAG
- a CDS encoding methyl-accepting chemotaxis protein, translating into MNLFHFYQAKIGRKVALWMLLAVGGLFAGFVAVTTISQQQQAQTDAVANVREKGRLLTATVEVLDRSLRGQVASYARIFADRLGGQFTVDHASKMDVAGTPVSTLALDGKVVNLDFAIPDTFTALTGAYATIFVRQGDDFVRVTTSHKKEDGARAVGTTLDHAHPAYRLLMNGQSYAGSASLFGGQYMTHYEAIVVGKEVIGVLYVGIDFTDSVRLLGTGIKSLQLGQTGSFYVLSARPGKDLGKAVIHRQLEGSNLLAAQDAAGAPYVQTMLSQANGVLHYAEAAAPGATVRRRVAAFSTIKDWQMLVVGDAYLDEITAGAVRQRNHAAIMGLLMVLIVTVMLHFIIRKLVVRPFGQALQAVETVATGNLTARVEATSVDESGRLLVSLRMMTERLANVVTEVRGGTDAITSISAEVAAGNMELSARTEQQAAALEQTASSMEEMTASVRNNADNARHAQALSRTASDTARAGGEAVEQVVAKMDAITASSNKIADITSVVDAIAFQTNILALNAAVEAARAGEHGRGFAVVATEVRTLAQRSGAAAREIKQLINDSLEQVAAGARLAASAGATMREVVGAIVKANDTIDEMSTATQEQASGIDQINRAIAQLDQVTQQNAALVEEAAAAAQTMQGEAGHLAQVVEFFVVERAAAALAPRPSVPATGAGTRQAPRRPRATSDLVRIH; encoded by the coding sequence ATGAACCTGTTTCACTTTTACCAAGCCAAAATCGGCCGCAAGGTCGCCCTGTGGATGCTGCTTGCCGTCGGTGGCCTGTTCGCCGGCTTTGTGGCCGTCACGACCATCTCACAACAGCAACAGGCGCAGACCGATGCCGTCGCCAACGTCCGGGAAAAAGGGCGTTTGCTCACCGCGACGGTAGAGGTGCTCGACCGCAGTCTGCGTGGCCAGGTCGCATCCTATGCCAGGATTTTCGCTGACCGCCTGGGCGGCCAGTTCACGGTCGACCACGCGAGCAAGATGGACGTGGCCGGCACCCCGGTCTCCACCCTCGCGCTCGATGGCAAGGTTGTCAATCTCGACTTCGCCATCCCGGACACGTTTACCGCCCTGACCGGCGCCTATGCCACCATCTTCGTGCGCCAGGGGGACGACTTCGTGCGCGTGACCACCTCGCACAAGAAAGAAGATGGCGCCCGCGCCGTCGGCACCACGCTGGACCATGCACACCCAGCCTATCGCCTGCTCATGAACGGCCAAAGCTATGCCGGTTCGGCCAGCCTGTTCGGGGGCCAGTACATGACCCACTATGAGGCCATCGTTGTCGGCAAGGAGGTCATCGGCGTGCTGTACGTGGGCATTGATTTCACCGATTCGGTACGCTTGCTGGGCACCGGCATCAAGTCGCTGCAGCTGGGACAGACGGGCAGCTTCTATGTGCTCAGCGCCCGTCCGGGCAAGGACCTGGGCAAGGCCGTCATCCACCGCCAGCTCGAAGGCAGCAACCTGCTCGCCGCGCAAGACGCCGCCGGCGCGCCCTACGTACAAACCATGCTGAGCCAGGCTAACGGCGTGCTCCACTATGCCGAGGCAGCAGCGCCAGGCGCCACAGTCCGCCGGCGCGTTGCCGCCTTCAGCACCATCAAGGACTGGCAGATGCTGGTGGTGGGCGATGCCTATCTGGACGAGATCACCGCCGGGGCCGTGCGCCAGCGCAACCATGCGGCCATCATGGGCCTGCTGATGGTCCTGATCGTCACCGTCATGCTGCATTTTATTATCCGCAAACTGGTGGTGCGGCCGTTTGGCCAGGCCCTGCAAGCAGTGGAAACCGTCGCCACGGGCAATCTGACGGCGCGGGTGGAAGCCACATCGGTCGATGAAAGCGGCCGCCTGCTGGTCTCACTGCGCATGATGACTGAGCGCCTCGCCAACGTGGTCACCGAGGTGCGGGGCGGCACCGACGCCATCACGTCCATCTCGGCCGAAGTGGCCGCCGGCAATATGGAACTGTCGGCCCGTACCGAACAGCAGGCCGCGGCACTTGAGCAAACCGCTTCATCCATGGAAGAAATGACGGCCAGCGTGCGCAACAATGCCGACAATGCCCGCCACGCCCAGGCCCTGTCGCGGACCGCGTCCGACACCGCCCGTGCCGGCGGCGAGGCGGTGGAACAGGTGGTGGCCAAGATGGATGCCATCACGGCCTCGTCCAACAAGATCGCCGATATCACCAGCGTGGTGGACGCCATCGCCTTCCAGACCAATATCCTGGCACTCAATGCGGCGGTCGAGGCGGCGCGGGCCGGAGAGCACGGCCGCGGCTTCGCGGTCGTGGCGACCGAAGTGCGCACGCTGGCCCAGCGCTCGGGCGCTGCCGCCCGTGAAATCAAGCAGCTGATCAACGATTCGCTCGAGCAGGTCGCGGCCGGCGCCCGGCTCGCCGCCAGCGCCGGGGCCACCATGCGCGAGGTGGTGGGCGCCATCGTCAAGGCCAACGACACTATTGACGAGATGTCCACCGCCACCCAGGAGCAGGCCAGCGGCATCGACCAGATCAACCGCGCCATCGCCCAGCTTGACCAGGTTACCCAGCAAAATGCGGCGCTCGTCGAAGAAGCAGCCGCAGCGGCCCAGACCATGCAGGGCGAAGCCGGCCACCTGGCGCAAGTGGTGGAATTTTTCGTCGTGGAGCGGGCAGCAGCAGCCCTGGCGCCACGGCCATCCGTGCCGGCCACCGGGGCCGGCACCAGGCAAGCGCCGAGGAGACCGCGGGCAACAAGCGATCTCGTCCGGATTCACTAG
- a CDS encoding sensor domain-containing diguanylate cyclase — MNSATSPTGQKQNGKQHWIVATNYKLRVFSLALSFIAIAMEWWGRAGPGAWAGLVLVFLIYPHLAFVQARMSADGQKAEFHNLVADSILLGVVVAALHFPLWLTFSLWLGASMNSAICRGVPGLWRATAGLLAGAAGGVAVFGFAFQPEAGWPSTLLVIAGTAAYLLIISLAVFWHNQQLRAVRRKLRLGEQALNDTNARLEQQLAEVTRLQAQLNEQAVRDPLTGLFNRRYLETIVPHELARCARDGSSMALIMIDIDHFKAVNDRYGHQGGDEVLKALAGLLIDSVRASDVACRFGGEEFLLLLPNMAATGAAERAEEWRTAFAAMAVPSNGEHIRATLSMGVAIHPHDGADLHALVRAADLALYRAKAEGRNRVVFAHTTPALTRA; from the coding sequence ATGAACAGCGCGACTTCACCCACAGGGCAAAAGCAAAACGGCAAGCAGCACTGGATCGTCGCTACCAACTATAAGTTGCGCGTCTTTTCGCTGGCCCTGTCGTTTATCGCCATTGCCATGGAATGGTGGGGAAGAGCGGGCCCGGGCGCATGGGCCGGCCTGGTACTGGTATTTTTGATCTATCCGCACCTGGCCTTTGTCCAGGCCAGGATGTCGGCCGATGGCCAGAAGGCCGAGTTCCACAACCTGGTGGCCGATTCCATCCTGCTGGGCGTGGTGGTGGCGGCCCTGCATTTTCCCTTGTGGCTCACCTTTTCCCTGTGGCTCGGCGCGTCGATGAACAGCGCCATTTGCCGCGGCGTGCCGGGCCTGTGGCGGGCCACGGCAGGCCTGCTGGCCGGGGCCGCGGGCGGCGTGGCCGTGTTCGGCTTCGCCTTCCAGCCCGAAGCAGGCTGGCCCAGCACATTGCTCGTCATCGCCGGCACCGCGGCCTATTTGCTTATCATTTCCCTGGCCGTGTTCTGGCACAACCAGCAGCTGCGGGCCGTGCGCCGCAAGCTGCGCCTGGGCGAGCAAGCCTTGAACGACACCAATGCCAGGCTGGAACAGCAACTGGCCGAAGTCACGCGCCTGCAGGCCCAGCTCAACGAGCAAGCCGTCCGCGATCCCCTGACCGGCCTGTTCAACCGGCGCTATCTGGAAACCATCGTGCCGCACGAACTGGCCCGCTGCGCCCGTGACGGCTCGTCGATGGCCCTGATCATGATCGATATCGACCACTTCAAGGCCGTCAACGACCGCTATGGCCACCAGGGCGGCGATGAAGTGCTCAAGGCACTGGCCGGCCTGCTGATTGACAGCGTGCGCGCGTCCGATGTTGCCTGCCGCTTCGGTGGCGAGGAATTCCTGCTGCTGCTGCCCAATATGGCCGCCACGGGCGCCGCTGAGCGGGCCGAGGAATGGCGCACGGCATTTGCTGCGATGGCGGTCCCGTCCAACGGCGAGCATATCCGCGCTACCCTGTCGATGGGGGTGGCCATCCATCCGCACGACGGGGCCGACCTGCACGCGCTGGTGCGCGCCGCCGACCTGGCGCTGTACCGGGCCAAGGCCGAAGGCCGCAACCGGGTGGTCTTCGCGCACACAACCCCGGCCCTGACGCGCGCCTGA